A window from Cryobacterium sp. SO1 encodes these proteins:
- a CDS encoding SDR family oxidoreductase: MTTEQHPQGAPADSASAESLSNTTAGDASAGTAIDPKDLEVALRVLASLATIDPDDPDFVTVRQATAKMFKSVKTVRRHEKRQLIADADREVIAATATGAPTRIDDETIGAQLRLGTDRPSAGELLVPRACYICKQKYTLVDAFYHQLCPSCAAMSHTKRDARTDLTGKRALLTGGRAKIGMYIALRLLRDGAHTTITTRFPRDAVRRFSAMPDSKDWLHRLRVVGIDLRDPAQVIGLADSVAAQGPLDILINNAAQTVRRSPGSYSPLVEAESSPLPDGELPEIVSFGHTNDAHPTALAASVASHPILAAAATGAALTADDLTALALAPGSSSLARLNAGTAIDAGGLVPDLHEENSWTANVEDVDPLEMLEVQLCNTTAPFLLVSRLRASMAASDARRTYIVNVSAMEGVFGRGYKGPGHPHTNMAKAALNMLTRTSAKEMLSDGILMTSVDTGWITDERPHPTKIRLAEEGFHAPLDLVDGAARVYDPIVRGEAGEDIHGVFLKDYRPGTW, encoded by the coding sequence ATGACCACCGAGCAACACCCGCAGGGCGCACCCGCCGATTCAGCGTCCGCCGAGTCCCTCAGCAACACGACCGCCGGCGACGCATCCGCCGGCACGGCGATCGACCCGAAGGACCTCGAGGTGGCCCTGCGCGTGCTCGCGTCGCTGGCCACCATCGACCCGGACGACCCGGACTTCGTCACCGTGCGCCAGGCCACCGCCAAGATGTTCAAGTCGGTCAAGACCGTGCGCCGGCACGAGAAGCGCCAGCTGATCGCGGATGCCGACCGTGAGGTCATCGCGGCCACCGCCACCGGAGCTCCCACCCGCATCGACGACGAGACTATCGGCGCCCAGCTGCGCCTGGGCACCGACCGGCCCAGCGCCGGCGAATTGCTCGTGCCGCGGGCCTGCTACATCTGCAAGCAGAAGTACACCCTGGTGGATGCGTTCTACCACCAGCTCTGCCCGAGCTGCGCGGCGATGAGCCACACCAAGCGAGACGCCCGCACCGACCTCACCGGCAAGCGGGCACTGCTCACCGGCGGGCGCGCCAAGATCGGCATGTACATCGCGCTGCGGTTGTTGCGCGACGGCGCGCACACGACTATCACGACCCGATTCCCGCGCGACGCCGTGCGACGGTTCAGCGCCATGCCGGACTCCAAGGACTGGCTGCACCGCCTGCGGGTGGTGGGCATCGACCTGCGCGACCCTGCGCAGGTGATCGGCCTGGCCGACTCCGTCGCCGCTCAGGGCCCGTTGGACATCCTGATCAACAACGCCGCCCAGACCGTGCGCCGCTCCCCCGGCTCGTACTCCCCCCTGGTCGAGGCCGAGTCGTCGCCGCTGCCGGACGGGGAGCTGCCCGAGATCGTCTCCTTCGGGCACACGAATGACGCGCATCCCACCGCGCTCGCCGCCTCGGTGGCCAGCCACCCGATCCTGGCCGCCGCGGCGACCGGCGCCGCCCTCACCGCGGACGACCTCACCGCGCTGGCACTGGCCCCCGGGTCGTCCTCGCTCGCGCGGCTGAACGCGGGCACCGCCATCGACGCCGGCGGCTTGGTGCCCGACCTGCACGAGGAGAACAGCTGGACGGCCAACGTCGAAGACGTCGACCCCCTCGAGATGCTCGAGGTGCAGCTGTGCAACACCACAGCCCCGTTCCTGCTGGTCAGCCGGCTTCGCGCCTCGATGGCCGCATCCGACGCTCGCCGCACCTACATCGTGAACGTGTCGGCGATGGAGGGTGTCTTCGGCCGCGGCTACAAGGGCCCCGGCCACCCGCACACCAATATGGCCAAGGCCGCGCTGAACATGCTCACCCGCACCAGCGCCAAGGAGATGCTCTCCGACGGCATCCTGATGACGAGCGTCGACACCGGCTGGATCACCGACGAGCGCCCGCATCCCACCAAGATCCGTCTGGCCGAGGAGGGCTTCCACGCCCCGCTCGACCTGGTCGACGGTGCCGCCCGGGTCTACGACCCCATCGTGCGCGGGGAGGCCGGCGAGGACATCCACGGCGTCTTCCTCAAGGACTACCGCCCCGGCACCTGGTAA
- a CDS encoding ribose-5-phosphate isomerase — MRIHIATDHAGLDFSKHLIRHLDAAGHEVIDHGPTSYEPLDDYPAFCISAAVAVVADQAAGIDALGVVFGGSGNGEQIAANKVRGARAALVWNQATATLAREHNNANVIAIGARQHPIDDVIAFIDTFVATPFPGEERHQRRIDQLAEYENTGTIAGTVLSN; from the coding sequence ATGCGCATCCACATCGCCACCGACCACGCCGGACTCGACTTCAGCAAGCACCTGATCAGGCACCTGGACGCCGCCGGCCACGAGGTCATCGACCACGGGCCCACGAGCTACGAACCGCTCGATGACTACCCGGCGTTCTGCATCAGCGCGGCCGTAGCCGTGGTCGCCGACCAGGCCGCCGGCATCGACGCCCTCGGTGTGGTGTTCGGCGGCTCCGGCAACGGGGAACAGATCGCCGCGAACAAGGTGAGGGGCGCGCGGGCAGCGCTGGTCTGGAACCAGGCGACGGCTACTCTGGCGCGCGAGCACAACAACGCGAACGTGATCGCGATCGGCGCCCGCCAGCACCCCATCGACGACGTGATCGCCTTCATCGACACGTTCGTGGCCACGCCGTTCCCCGGTGAGGAGCGTCACCAGCGCCGCATCGACCAGCTGGCCGAGTACGAGAACACCGGCACGATTGCCGGCACCGTCCTCAGCAACTGA
- a CDS encoding exonuclease domain-containing protein has product MQTSTAKTAIADIPSLCVFDLETTGVNTDEDRIVTCFIGRVMRDGTVNGSYSWLLNPGIPIPDGASAIHGITDEVAKRDGVDPATAIAEMLAVLRRSIEGGRPIVAYNASFDLSMLNSEARRYGLAPIEDFGPVLDPYVIDKAIDRYRRGKRTLVATAEYYGVLLEGAHDAEADAVATGRVAWALLAKTEETDLHSLHDRQVGWALEQAQSFQAYLRKSKGDDLIVIDGAWPIRVGADRASAVPVLIAPPA; this is encoded by the coding sequence GTGCAGACATCTACCGCGAAGACCGCCATCGCCGACATCCCCTCGCTGTGTGTGTTCGACCTGGAGACCACCGGGGTGAACACCGACGAGGACCGCATCGTCACGTGCTTCATCGGCCGCGTCATGCGCGACGGAACCGTGAACGGCTCGTACAGTTGGCTGCTCAACCCGGGCATTCCCATCCCGGACGGGGCTTCAGCCATCCACGGCATCACCGATGAGGTCGCCAAACGCGACGGGGTCGACCCGGCCACCGCGATCGCGGAGATGCTCGCGGTTCTGCGCCGCAGCATCGAGGGCGGCCGCCCGATCGTGGCGTACAACGCCAGTTTCGACCTCTCCATGCTCAATTCCGAGGCCCGCCGCTACGGCCTGGCGCCCATCGAGGACTTCGGCCCGGTGCTCGACCCGTACGTGATCGACAAGGCCATCGACCGGTACCGCAGGGGCAAGCGCACCCTGGTGGCCACCGCCGAGTACTACGGCGTGCTGCTCGAGGGCGCCCATGACGCCGAAGCGGATGCCGTGGCCACCGGCCGGGTGGCCTGGGCGCTGTTGGCCAAAACCGAGGAGACCGACCTGCACAGCCTGCACGACCGCCAGGTCGGCTGGGCGCTGGAGCAGGCGCAGAGCTTTCAGGCGTACCTGCGCAAGTCCAAGGGCGACGACCTGATCGTCATCGACGGGGCGTGGCCGATCCGGGTTGGCGCCGACCGCGCGAGCGCAGTGCCCGTGCTCATCGCTCCCCCGGCGTAA
- a CDS encoding FMN-binding negative transcriptional regulator, with amino-acid sequence MRTNPSFALDQVDEVRRLIRENPWVSLVSHTDAGELVASHYPVILDPEAADGEIVLLSHVGRPDEQLHELGAHELLMIVQGPHGYISPGWYDARPAVPTWNFVTAHLHGTPEILSDAENLRVLAALVDHFEDRLPEPRRMNGTVENAEYAARIVAGTVGFRLRVTRFTAKNKMSQNKPAETVQRILAELDGDGPYASPSLAAQMRRAHASSPDQGAPEQGAPEQRESGQRKSDQAASGRQAAE; translated from the coding sequence GTGAGAACCAACCCCAGTTTCGCGCTCGACCAGGTCGACGAGGTGCGCCGGCTGATCCGAGAGAACCCTTGGGTGTCCCTGGTCAGCCACACCGATGCCGGTGAGCTCGTTGCCTCGCACTATCCGGTGATCCTGGACCCGGAGGCGGCCGACGGTGAGATCGTGCTCCTCAGCCACGTGGGCCGGCCCGACGAGCAGCTCCACGAGCTGGGCGCGCACGAGCTGCTCATGATCGTGCAGGGCCCGCACGGATACATCTCGCCCGGGTGGTACGACGCCCGCCCTGCCGTGCCGACCTGGAATTTCGTCACCGCGCACCTGCACGGCACGCCCGAGATCCTCAGCGACGCGGAGAACCTGCGGGTGCTCGCCGCTCTCGTCGACCACTTCGAAGATCGCCTGCCCGAACCCCGGCGTATGAACGGCACCGTCGAGAACGCCGAATACGCGGCCCGGATCGTGGCCGGCACCGTCGGGTTCCGGTTGCGGGTGACGCGGTTCACGGCCAAGAACAAGATGAGCCAGAACAAGCCGGCCGAAACAGTCCAGCGGATCCTCGCCGAACTGGACGGTGACGGTCCGTACGCCAGCCCGTCGCTCGCCGCGCAGATGCGCCGCGCCCACGCCAGTTCGCCCGACCAGGGCGCACCAGAACAGGGCGCACCAGAGCAGCGCGAGTCCGGCCAGCGCAAATCCGACCAGGCCGCGTCCGGTCGGCAGGCCGCCGAATGA
- a CDS encoding Fpg/Nei family DNA glycosylase, producing the protein MPEGHSVHRITRQFARNFVGRRVWLSSPQGRFAAGAAQLDGHVMTDARAVGKQMFLEFDNGLWLRVHLGMYGAWDFAGDIIMDATIASSNGRMGQTNQRGTDLGALASRGPDGDAVLDSAGENSMHSIGAPRRTRVRMAEQETLRQAQGPAEGTFPPEPVGQVRVRLLTDTVSADLRGPTACEVLDPAQVDAVMNRLGPDPQLEDTPEAEQRFVDTVRKKPTRIGLLVMDQSVVSGIGNVYRAELLFRARINPHAPGKSLSEESLRALWRDWAHLLAIGVATGQMMTMDDLDGQAYVLAMKNRADRHWVYKREGLPCRVCGTHITLEEMAARKLYYCPSCQA; encoded by the coding sequence GTGCCAGAGGGTCATTCCGTCCACCGCATCACCCGGCAGTTCGCACGTAACTTCGTGGGCCGCCGCGTCTGGCTGTCGAGCCCGCAGGGCCGGTTCGCCGCCGGGGCCGCGCAACTGGACGGCCACGTGATGACGGATGCCCGCGCCGTGGGCAAGCAGATGTTCCTCGAGTTCGACAACGGCCTGTGGCTGCGCGTGCACCTGGGCATGTACGGAGCCTGGGATTTCGCGGGAGACATCATCATGGACGCCACCATCGCCTCCAGCAACGGGCGGATGGGCCAGACCAACCAGCGCGGCACCGACCTCGGCGCTCTCGCCTCGCGCGGGCCGGACGGCGATGCGGTGCTGGACTCTGCCGGTGAGAACTCGATGCACAGCATCGGTGCGCCCCGGCGCACCCGGGTGCGGATGGCCGAGCAGGAAACCCTCCGACAGGCTCAGGGACCGGCCGAGGGCACCTTCCCGCCGGAGCCCGTGGGTCAGGTGCGGGTGCGGCTGCTCACCGACACCGTCTCGGCCGACCTCCGCGGCCCCACCGCCTGCGAGGTGCTCGACCCGGCCCAAGTGGACGCCGTGATGAACCGGCTCGGACCCGACCCTCAGCTGGAGGACACGCCAGAGGCCGAACAGCGCTTCGTAGACACCGTGCGCAAGAAGCCCACCCGCATCGGCCTGCTCGTGATGGACCAATCCGTGGTCAGCGGCATCGGCAACGTGTACCGCGCCGAACTGCTGTTCCGGGCCCGGATCAACCCGCACGCGCCCGGCAAGTCCCTCAGCGAGGAGAGCCTGCGCGCCCTCTGGCGGGACTGGGCGCACCTGCTGGCCATCGGCGTGGCCACCGGCCAGATGATGACCATGGACGACCTCGACGGGCAGGCCTACGTGCTCGCGATGAAGAACCGCGCCGACCGGCACTGGGTCTACAAACGCGAGGGCCTGCCCTGCCGGGTCTGCGGCACCCACATCACCCTCGAGGAAATGGCCGCCCGCAAGCTTTACTACTGCCCGTCCTGCCAAGCCTGA
- a CDS encoding MFS transporter → MSNAISGADRTVKKIKKPLLRRKLKVSDVNVVDRPVLRKALGGTIVGNTMEWYDVGVFGYLITTMGPVFLPEADPTVQTLFLLGTFAATFIARPLGGVFFGWLGDKLGRQKVLAMTLMLMAASTFVVGILPGYAQLGIWAAVLLVLTKLVQGFSTGGEYAGATTFVSEHAPDKNRGYLASFLDMGSYLGFAMGAALVSILQITLGQAAMEEWGWRLPFLLAGPLGLIAIYFRMKIEESPTFQASLDAQEAALKDPAIVDDDSIPKGPLAIFKNYWRGILLAMILVAAANTVGYALTSYMPTYLTTTMGYDPVHGTLLTIPILVIMACCIPLTGRLSDKIGRRPVLWMGSISAVVLSIPAFLLIGAGSIWTTLLGLALIALPVTFYVANLASALPALFPTASRYGAMGIAYNFAVAIFGGTTPIIIDALIVGTGNDMMPAYYLMLTSFIGGISIFWLKESANRPLPGSMPSVESVEEAHELVAGQFENPLLDHDEMPFDATFEPPTSSMDLSALKTAESDAEPAKV, encoded by the coding sequence ATGTCAAACGCTATTAGCGGTGCGGATCGCACCGTCAAGAAAATCAAGAAGCCGCTGCTTCGTCGGAAGCTCAAGGTGTCCGACGTCAACGTCGTCGACCGCCCGGTGCTGCGCAAAGCTCTCGGTGGAACCATCGTCGGCAACACCATGGAATGGTACGACGTCGGAGTCTTCGGCTACCTGATCACCACCATGGGTCCCGTCTTCCTCCCCGAGGCAGACCCGACGGTGCAGACCCTGTTCCTGCTCGGCACCTTCGCTGCCACGTTCATCGCCCGCCCGCTCGGTGGCGTGTTCTTCGGGTGGCTCGGCGACAAGCTCGGCCGCCAGAAGGTTCTCGCCATGACGCTGATGCTCATGGCCGCGTCGACCTTCGTGGTCGGCATCCTGCCCGGCTATGCCCAGCTGGGCATCTGGGCCGCGGTGCTCCTCGTGCTGACCAAGCTCGTGCAGGGCTTCTCCACCGGTGGCGAGTACGCCGGTGCCACCACCTTCGTCAGTGAGCACGCCCCGGACAAGAACCGCGGCTACCTCGCCAGCTTCCTCGACATGGGCAGTTACCTCGGCTTCGCCATGGGTGCCGCTCTCGTATCGATCCTGCAAATCACCCTCGGTCAGGCCGCGATGGAGGAGTGGGGCTGGCGTCTGCCGTTCCTGCTTGCCGGACCGCTGGGCCTGATCGCCATCTACTTCCGCATGAAGATCGAAGAGTCGCCGACCTTCCAGGCCAGCCTGGACGCCCAGGAAGCGGCGCTGAAGGACCCGGCCATCGTTGATGACGACAGCATTCCCAAGGGACCGCTCGCCATCTTCAAGAACTACTGGCGCGGCATCCTGCTCGCGATGATCCTCGTCGCCGCCGCGAACACCGTCGGCTATGCCCTCACCTCGTACATGCCCACCTACCTCACCACCACCATGGGGTACGACCCCGTGCACGGAACCCTGCTGACCATCCCGATCCTCGTGATCATGGCCTGCTGCATCCCGCTCACCGGTCGCCTCAGCGACAAGATCGGCCGACGCCCGGTGCTGTGGATGGGTTCGATCAGCGCCGTGGTGTTGTCCATCCCCGCGTTCCTGCTCATCGGCGCCGGATCGATCTGGACGACGCTTCTGGGTCTGGCCCTGATCGCCCTCCCCGTGACGTTCTACGTCGCCAACCTCGCCTCCGCACTGCCGGCCCTGTTCCCCACGGCCAGCCGCTATGGAGCGATGGGCATCGCCTACAACTTCGCGGTGGCCATCTTCGGTGGAACGACGCCGATCATCATCGACGCGCTCATCGTGGGAACCGGCAACGACATGATGCCGGCGTACTACCTCATGCTGACCTCGTTCATCGGTGGAATCAGCATCTTCTGGCTCAAGGAATCCGCGAACCGCCCGTTGCCCGGCTCCATGCCGAGCGTGGAATCGGTCGAGGAGGCTCACGAGCTGGTCGCCGGCCAGTTCGAGAACCCGCTGCTCGACCACGACGAGATGCCGTTCGACGCCACGTTCGAGCCGCCGACCTCGTCGATGGACCTGAGCGCGCTCAAGACGGCCGAGTCCGACGCGGAGCCGGCCAAGGTCTAG
- a CDS encoding amidohydrolase yields the protein MSLLLRNGRLPGSDELVDVRIDDGQITSIGYLAADAGRSPTIRTEDLRERWIIPGLWDNHVHFSQWAQTSRRLDVSEATSAHAAAQLVAGRLAALAALPTAGDQDRLVGFGFRDGLWPDAPSSTLLDAVSGPVPVVMVSGDLHSCWLNSAALAVYGFAGHQTGLLREDDAFAVERAIDNVPDADLDAWAAEAARSAAARGVVGIVDLEMTWNLDVWRRRMSAGQNSLRVDFGLYTHHLDDAIAQGLTSGQVIDGTGGLLTVGPYKVITDGSLNTRTAYCFDAYPGLSGEHDRGMLTVPTDELVEHMRRAHTAGIRPAVHAIGDNANSLALDAFEAVGCTGSIEHAQLLTEADVARFARLGITASVQPEHALDDRDVADRYWAGRTDRAFRLADLLAAGVHLALGSDAPVAPLDPWVAISAAVGRSRGDRAAWHPGQAISRQAALAASARGRHGIAVGQPADLAVCEIDPFVASVADLRRMPVAATLLGGRFTHTTL from the coding sequence ATGAGCCTGCTGCTGCGCAACGGCCGGCTGCCGGGCAGCGACGAGCTCGTCGACGTGCGCATCGACGACGGCCAGATCACCTCGATCGGCTACCTCGCGGCCGACGCCGGCCGCTCACCGACAATCCGCACCGAGGACCTCCGCGAACGCTGGATCATCCCGGGGCTCTGGGACAACCACGTGCACTTCAGCCAGTGGGCGCAGACCTCCCGGCGCCTCGATGTGTCCGAGGCAACCAGCGCACACGCCGCCGCCCAGCTGGTGGCCGGGCGGCTGGCGGCACTGGCCGCCCTGCCCACGGCCGGAGACCAGGACCGGCTGGTCGGCTTCGGCTTTCGTGACGGCCTCTGGCCGGATGCCCCGAGCAGCACCCTGCTCGACGCGGTGTCCGGTCCGGTACCCGTGGTGATGGTCAGCGGCGACCTGCACAGCTGCTGGTTGAACTCCGCCGCCCTCGCCGTCTACGGCTTCGCCGGCCACCAGACCGGGCTGCTCCGCGAGGACGACGCCTTCGCCGTCGAACGCGCCATCGACAACGTGCCGGACGCCGACCTCGACGCCTGGGCTGCCGAGGCCGCACGTTCCGCCGCCGCTCGCGGCGTGGTAGGCATCGTCGACCTCGAAATGACCTGGAATCTCGACGTCTGGCGTCGCCGGATGTCCGCCGGTCAGAATTCCCTGCGCGTCGACTTCGGCCTGTACACCCACCACCTCGATGACGCGATCGCACAGGGCCTCACCAGCGGGCAGGTGATCGACGGCACCGGGGGGCTGCTCACCGTCGGCCCCTACAAGGTGATCACCGACGGCTCGCTGAACACTCGCACCGCGTACTGCTTCGACGCGTACCCCGGGCTCTCCGGGGAGCACGACCGCGGCATGCTGACCGTGCCCACCGACGAACTCGTGGAGCACATGCGCCGGGCCCACACCGCGGGCATCCGACCCGCCGTGCACGCCATCGGCGACAACGCGAACAGCCTGGCCCTTGACGCCTTCGAGGCTGTGGGCTGCACCGGCAGCATCGAACACGCCCAGCTGCTCACCGAGGCCGATGTGGCCCGGTTCGCCCGGTTGGGCATCACCGCGAGTGTGCAGCCCGAGCACGCCCTCGACGACCGCGACGTGGCCGACCGGTACTGGGCCGGCCGTACCGACCGGGCCTTCAGACTGGCCGACCTGCTCGCCGCCGGCGTTCACCTGGCGCTCGGCTCCGACGCGCCGGTCGCCCCGCTCGACCCGTGGGTGGCGATCTCCGCCGCGGTCGGCCGCAGCCGTGGTGACCGTGCCGCCTGGCACCCCGGCCAGGCAATCTCCCGGCAGGCGGCGCTGGCGGCGTCCGCTCGGGGCCGGCACGGCATCGCCGTGGGCCAGCCGGCCGACCTGGCCGTCTGCGAGATCGACCCGTTCGTCGCCTCCGTCGCCGACCTGCGGCGCATGCCCGTGGCCGCGACGCTTCTCGGTGGCCGGTTCACGCACACCACGCTCTAA
- a CDS encoding sensor domain-containing protein, with amino-acid sequence MTNNTPNSAHSPAGPGPGDTPDSMTDSTSNGNTERLNSATLGFVQPASEPSTAPTGTPTGQPNSAPSGLTSGSPTGRAPGDGSDSLSGAGRGYLGLWSRTPRELGFLLPTLPVIVVAFSVLVTLFSTGLSLVALFVGLFIVVAALYAARGFGVVELTRLNWAGRPRITAPQWTPRGEPATPLRAILGPLVSGHYWLYLLHGMVVNFIVGLVSWSLTIVWVSGALGGLTYWLWSWTLPADSGSVGLFGLWTGAYGPGSTQNLVAENVVNAALGLAFLLTLPFLTRALVMMHQGIAVVMLGAWSSEALQREVADLSASRGAAVSAEDQSLRRLERDIHDGPQQRLVRLQMDLASAERRLDDDPDAARRLLGEAREQARDTLEELRALSRGLVPPILQDRGLIAALESLAARSTVPVQRELQVDRDLRLPSEIERSAYFIAAELLTNVAKHAGATGIRLHLELRRVPEDDSTWLDLWVIDNGHGGAVLRDGHGLAGLDERLRGLRGILSVLSPAGGPTAIGAHIPVVTVLGSSVAGSSVAPV; translated from the coding sequence ATGACGAACAACACCCCTAACTCCGCCCACAGCCCAGCCGGTCCCGGCCCCGGTGACACCCCCGACAGCATGACCGACAGCACCTCCAATGGCAACACCGAACGCCTGAACTCTGCCACGCTGGGCTTCGTGCAGCCCGCCAGCGAACCATCCACCGCTCCGACCGGCACTCCGACGGGGCAGCCGAACAGTGCGCCGTCAGGCCTGACCTCCGGCAGCCCCACCGGCAGAGCGCCCGGGGACGGATCTGACAGCCTGTCGGGCGCAGGGCGCGGGTACCTCGGCCTCTGGTCGAGAACACCGCGGGAACTGGGCTTCCTGCTGCCGACCCTGCCCGTTATCGTCGTCGCCTTCTCGGTCCTCGTGACCCTGTTCTCCACCGGCCTGAGCCTGGTCGCCCTGTTCGTGGGCCTGTTCATCGTGGTGGCCGCCCTGTACGCCGCGCGCGGCTTCGGGGTCGTCGAGCTCACCCGACTGAATTGGGCGGGCCGGCCCCGCATCACCGCGCCGCAATGGACTCCGCGGGGCGAGCCGGCCACGCCGCTGCGCGCCATCCTCGGCCCGCTGGTGTCCGGGCACTACTGGCTCTACCTGCTCCACGGGATGGTCGTGAATTTCATCGTCGGCCTCGTGTCCTGGTCGCTTACCATCGTCTGGGTGTCCGGCGCGCTCGGCGGGCTCACCTACTGGCTGTGGAGCTGGACTCTGCCGGCTGACAGCGGCTCCGTAGGGCTCTTCGGGCTGTGGACCGGTGCCTACGGTCCGGGCAGCACCCAGAATCTGGTCGCCGAGAACGTCGTGAACGCCGCACTCGGCCTCGCCTTCCTGCTCACCCTCCCGTTCCTCACCCGGGCGCTGGTCATGATGCACCAGGGCATCGCCGTGGTGATGCTGGGTGCGTGGTCGTCCGAGGCCTTGCAGCGCGAGGTCGCCGACCTCAGCGCCTCCCGCGGTGCCGCGGTGTCGGCTGAGGACCAGTCCTTGCGCCGGCTCGAACGCGACATCCACGACGGCCCGCAGCAGCGCCTGGTGCGCCTGCAGATGGACCTCGCCAGCGCCGAACGCCGGCTCGATGACGACCCGGATGCCGCCCGCCGGCTGCTCGGTGAAGCCCGCGAGCAGGCCCGTGACACCCTCGAGGAGCTGCGGGCGCTGTCCCGTGGGCTGGTGCCGCCGATCCTGCAGGACCGAGGCCTCATCGCGGCCCTCGAGTCACTCGCGGCCAGAAGCACCGTGCCCGTGCAGCGTGAACTGCAGGTGGACCGCGACCTCCGGCTGCCCTCAGAGATCGAGCGCAGCGCCTATTTCATCGCCGCCGAACTGCTCACCAACGTGGCCAAGCACGCCGGCGCCACCGGCATCCGGCTGCACCTGGAACTCCGCCGGGTGCCGGAGGACGACTCCACCTGGCTCGACCTCTGGGTGATCGACAACGGCCACGGCGGCGCCGTGCTGCGAGACGGCCACGGCCTGGCCGGCCTCGACGAGCGCCTCAGGGGCCTCCGCGGCATCCTGTCGGTGCTGAGCCCGGCGGGCGGCCCGACGGCCATCGGCGCCCACATCCCGGTCGTGACCGTCCTGGGCAGTTCTGTGGCAGGCAGCTCGGTGGCCCCGGTGTGA
- a CDS encoding response regulator transcription factor: MSTLERPNPNLPLRLVLAEDSVLLREGLVRLFAEAGFETVAAYGDAHTLLAEVELLRPDLAVLDVRMPPTFRDEGVRAAIELRRRLPGIGILLLSQYVEGTYVQELLASGEGGLGYLLKDRVASLDELQDAVARVSAGGTVLDPQVVRELLARRTNPLAALTPRERDVLGLMAEGRTNVGIAERLVIGVGAVEKNVTSIFVKLGLDDTGSDHRRVLAVLAFLQG; this comes from the coding sequence GTGAGCACACTCGAGCGCCCCAACCCGAACCTCCCCCTGCGACTGGTGCTTGCGGAGGACTCGGTGCTGCTGCGTGAGGGCCTGGTGCGACTGTTCGCCGAGGCGGGCTTCGAGACCGTCGCCGCCTACGGCGACGCGCACACACTGCTCGCCGAGGTGGAGCTCCTCCGGCCCGACCTCGCCGTGCTCGACGTGCGGATGCCCCCCACCTTCCGCGACGAGGGTGTGCGCGCCGCCATCGAGCTGCGCCGCCGGCTGCCGGGCATCGGCATCCTGCTGCTCAGCCAGTACGTCGAGGGCACCTACGTGCAGGAGTTGCTCGCGTCCGGCGAGGGCGGACTGGGTTACTTGCTCAAGGATCGGGTGGCCTCCCTCGACGAGCTGCAGGACGCCGTCGCCAGGGTCAGCGCCGGCGGCACGGTGCTCGACCCCCAGGTGGTGCGGGAACTGCTGGCCCGGCGCACCAACCCGCTCGCGGCGCTCACCCCGCGGGAGCGCGACGTGCTCGGGCTGATGGCGGAGGGGCGCACCAACGTGGGCATCGCCGAACGGCTGGTCATCGGGGTGGGCGCGGTCGAGAAGAACGTCACCTCGATCTTCGTCAAGCTCGGCCTGGACGATACCGGGTCGGACCACCGCCGGGTGCTCGCGGTGCTGGCCTTCCTGCAGGGCTAG
- a CDS encoding disulfide bond formation protein DsbA, protein MSDSVTFWFDPSCPWAWMTSRWVDEVSDLRGFDVSWQVMSLAVLNENNDVSEEYRAFFPRALKYTRLVQAAQELHGQETVKALYDALGTRIHHEGNSDADSVIPAALAEVGLPADFARYAESDEFDAQMRASHFDGINRVGQDVGTPVIAVNDVAFFGPVISPAPTGDQALALWDGVVAVAGYDGFFEIKRSRTREPIFAPALVAAAE, encoded by the coding sequence ATGAGCGACTCTGTGACCTTCTGGTTCGACCCCTCCTGCCCCTGGGCCTGGATGACTTCTCGTTGGGTGGACGAGGTGAGTGATCTGCGCGGCTTCGACGTGAGCTGGCAGGTGATGAGCCTGGCGGTGCTGAACGAGAACAACGACGTGAGCGAGGAGTACCGCGCATTCTTCCCGCGAGCTCTCAAGTACACCCGCCTGGTGCAGGCCGCGCAGGAGTTGCACGGCCAGGAAACCGTCAAGGCGCTCTACGATGCTCTGGGCACCCGAATCCACCACGAGGGCAACTCGGATGCCGATTCAGTGATTCCCGCGGCGCTCGCCGAGGTGGGCCTGCCGGCCGACTTCGCCCGTTACGCCGAGAGTGACGAGTTCGACGCGCAGATGCGCGCCAGCCATTTCGACGGCATCAACCGGGTGGGCCAGGATGTGGGTACCCCGGTGATCGCCGTGAACGACGTGGCCTTCTTCGGCCCGGTGATCTCGCCCGCCCCGACCGGCGACCAGGCCCTCGCACTCTGGGACGGAGTGGTGGCCGTGGCCGGCTACGACGGGTTCTTCGAGATCAAGCGCAGCCGCACCCGCGAGCCGATCTTCGCGCCCGCGCTCGTGGCCGCCGCAGAGTAG